The following are from one region of the Melospiza melodia melodia isolate bMelMel2 chromosome 16, bMelMel2.pri, whole genome shotgun sequence genome:
- the ADGRG4 gene encoding adhesion G-protein coupled receptor G4, which translates to MAASFVYSLCSYVCKAAVKTTSLEIPEVLSLKIKELLNDTYKEGPFSLYVKPEDVVVKSIENAQDVVQHILYLLPDATLHAEELEIIASKISDIVELADVSVTLAENVLAILDYVLLQEIEDENLRKITNSILKMTEEMGYKVTYTGRNMSVITTSLALLVLRPDPGLFGGLAFGIASYNRGVDLKISVQEDPFRKVLASVFLPKSLKNFLGIEYSDPDKRSKIQFKFFGTTSLFLDDSLTMERLNTYVVSASIENASIQNLNEPVTVTLHHIDQNRGNAAVHCVFWDFGKNNGLGGWNTSGCEMEYTDMNYTICFCNHLTHFGVLLDLARTEIDVTHDHILTLISYAGCGASSLFLGITLMTYLTLEKVRRDNPSKILLNLCAALLMLNVVFLTNSWLTSFNQPGLCITMAMLLHYFLLAAFTWMCLESVHFYLAIVKVFNVYVPKYILKCCIAGWGIPAIVITLVLIINKDFYGNGSLSKSHPYSNFCWIQDNTVFYISVVAYFFLIFLMNTAMFITVLLQIHSVKTRTQKTSRFWKRGALQDLKSAFSLMFLLGLTWGFAFFAWGAVRIFFLYLFSIFNTLQGFFIFVFHCLMKDEVVKQCRVHFCWGRFRLSSYADWSGSGATAGSSPKHLNHRSPSQALWSLHSIGTSSTFNASHDFSRYKF; encoded by the exons CACTTACAAAGAGGGACCATTTTCCCTTTATGTGAAACCTGAAGATGTGGTTGTGAAGTCAATAG aaaatgcaCAAGATGTTGTACAGCATATTTTATACCTCTTACCTGATGCAACACTGCATGCGGAAGAGCTAGAAATCATTGCAAGTAAAATTTCCGATATTGTAGAGCTTGCAGATGTGAGTGTGACACTTGCAGAGAATGTATTGGCTATACTAGACTATGTTCTGCTGCAAGAAATAGAAGATGAGAACTTAAGAAAAATAACCAATAG TATCCTGAAGATGACTGAGGAAATGGGCTATAAGGTTACCTACACAGGGAGAAATATGTCAGTCATAACCACATCCTTGGCCCTCTTGGTGTTGCGTCCAGATCCCGGCCTATTTGGAGGACTGGCCTTTGGCATTGCCTCTTACAACAGAGGTGTGGATCTCAAG ATCAGTGTACAAGAAGACCCTTTCAGAAAGGTTTTGGCCTCTGTGTTTTTGCCGAAATCCCTGAAGAACTTCCTAGGCATCGAGTACTCTGACCCAGACAAGCGTTCAAAGATCCAGTTCAAGTTTTTTGGCACTACTTCACTTTTTCTG GATGACAGTTTAACGATGGAGAGATTGAACACTTATGTTGTGAGTGCCAGCATTGAAAATGCATCAATTCAGAACCTTAATGAGCCCGTGACTGTCACTCTCCACCACATAGACCAGAACAGG GGCAATGCAGCAGTGCACTGCGTCTTTTGGGACTTTGGGAAAAACA ATGGACTGGGTGGTTGGAATACATCGGGGTGTGAAATGGAATATACAGATATGAATTATACAATCTGTTTCTGTAACCATCTTACCCATTTTGGAGTCCTACTG GACTTGGCCCGGACAGAAATAGATGTCACACATGATCATATATTAACTTTGATAAGCTATGCAGGATGTGGTGCTTCTTCACTTTTTTTGGGAATAACGCTCATGACATACCTAACCCTTGA GAAGGTGCGGAGAGACAACCCCTCAAAAATCCTGCTCAACCTTTGTGCTGCGCTGCTGATGCTGAACGTTGTCTTCCTCACCAACTCCTGGCTGACCTCGTTCAACCAGCCAGGCCTCTGCATCACCATGGCCATGCTCCTCCACTATTTCCTTCTTGCAGCATTCACGTGGATGTGCCTGGAGTCTGTTCACTTTTATTTGGCTATTGTCAAAGTTTTCAATGTTTATGTCCCAAAGTACATCCTAAAATGCTGCATTGCTGGCTGGG GAATACCAGCTATTGTGATTACTCTTGTGCTCATTATAAATAAAGACTTCTATGGCAATGGGTCACTCTCCAAGAGCCATCCTTACAGCAATTT TTGCTGGATCCAGGACAACACCGTGTTCTACATCTCTGTTGTGGCCTATTTCTTCTTAATATTTTTGATGAATACAGCTATGTTCATCACTGTTCTCCTTCAAATCCACTCTGTCAAAACAAGGACACAAAAGACATCCAGATTCTGGAAACGGGGTGCTCTCCAAGACCTCAAAAGTGCTTTCAGCCTGATGTTTCTTTTGGGGTTAACGTGGGGCTTTGCCTTTTTTGCCTGGGGAGCAGTGAGGATATTTTTCTTGTATCTCTTCAGCATTTTTAACACCTTGCAAG GGTTCTTTATCTTTGTGTTTCACTGCCTAATGAAGGATGAAGTAGTGAAGCAGTGCCGAGTACACTTCTGCTGGGGAAGATTTCGTCTGAGTAGTTATGCTG ACTGGAGTGGGTCAGGTGCAACTGCTGGATCTTCACCAAAGCATTTAAACCACAGATCACCATCCCAGGCTTTGTGGAGTCTACATTCTATTGGAACAAGTTCAACTTTCAATGCTTCCCATGACTTCTCCAGATACAAATTTTAA